In a genomic window of Pelecanus crispus isolate bPelCri1 chromosome 1, bPelCri1.pri, whole genome shotgun sequence:
- the BEND2 gene encoding BEN domain-containing protein 2 produces the protein MEQNSEVNSAVHHVAQCAYGGEGLSMLAERVASQMSHSASMQRGNGHSPEQMDFVFSHNKRKRLAPTLVGQHVMSTREGEYEDSDSVIYEYEPDYECGSIVSEASYTEASYTGDQQKTLMEVLSYCQAMYDAIQKLDKKFDLLHRKVSEMQHARVKPLLFKPKPVGFTYRSSSHLPQGKIRVQKSMERESSLHLSSPGQGRHSPVIRVALQNGHVQVNSTIKHVQHNLQPELQQPVRRQSPPLPTIVSTHSLHSSYTAPNRMPDLSPQSNLVASIVESTANAASSPVASSSMPAPSETSLGNNAVVVNYPNASGSVNISKELPSSSVSINPSFEFVGDPVRNVKVLGNYLMKARQKTKPKYAARYLVRVLFPKETLLCSIMGVSARGRRTLDPNKIAAIREFLAANFPNYDLSEHGKDWKTCITNVNAMIRCLRSETKIKPETAEGKEKVADTPDTSHCVDLNYNEDSEGSSQNSQKTTSSTTDTLHKSGSDKFPEAFHTPSVKKPQSLEPMELLGSPWRNVQLPFSVIYVAKGKSRPELSARYLIRHMFTEDVLVKSNVYGNLERGMSPLDCNKINALRDFLQENYPSFDLKETGYDWKACVAAINSTIRSLRHDHKKATVGIRRKALAVPRLRAKSPPQSPTSVKPFESDTINLTD, from the exons ATGGAACAAAACTCTGAAGTAAACAGTGCTGTTCACCATGTGGCTCAATGTGCCTATG GAGGTGAAGGCTTATCAATGCTAGCTGAACGAGTGGCATCACAAATGAGCCATTCTGCAAGtatgcagagaggaaatggtcACAGCCCTGAACAAATGGATTTTGTGTTTTCGCATAATAAAAGAAAACGACTTGCCCCTACTCTAGTGGGGCAGCATGTG ATGAGTACCAGGGAAGGAGAATATGAAGATAGTGACAGTGTCATTTATGAGTATGAACCAGACTATGAATGT ggGAGTATTGTATCTGAAGCTTCCTACACTGAAGCTTCCTACACTGGAGATCAGCAGAAAACTCTTATGGAGGTCCTCAGTTATTgccag GCCATGTATGATGCCATTCAGAAATTGGATAAAAAATTTGACCTGCTTCATCGGAAAGTCTCAGAAATGCAGCATGCTCGTGTAAAGCCACTGTTGTTCAAACCT AAACCAGTTGGATTTACATACAGAAGTTCCAGTCATTTGCCCCAAGGAAAAATAAGAGTACAAAAATCCATGGAAAGGGAATCAAGTCTTCATCTCTCTTCACCAGGCCAGGGAAGGCATAGCCCAGTCATAAGGGTTGCTTTACAAAATGGCCATGTTCAAGTCAATTCCACAATAAAACATGTTCAACATAATCTTCAGCCTGAATTGCAGCAGCCTGTTCGCAGGCAGAGCCCACCACTCCCCACTATAGTTTCTACACATTCATTGCATTCATCATACACAGCACCTAACAGGATGCCTGACCTTTCTCCACAATCAAATCTTGTAGCCAGCATTGTGGAAAGTACTGCCAACGCTGCATCTTCACCAGTAGCATCGTCATCGATGCCAGCACCATCTGAGACCAGTTTGGGAAATAATGCTGTGGTGGTGAACTACCCAAATGCATCTGGGAGTGTGAACATTAGTAAAGAACTACCATCATCTTCAGTTTCCATCAATCCTAGCTTTG aGTTTGTTGGTGACCCAGTGAGAAATGTAAAAGTTCTTGGAAACTATTTGATGAAAGCTCGGCAAAAGACTAAACCAAAGTATGCAGCGCGCTACTTAGTTCGTGTCTTGTTCCCCAAGGAAACATTATTGTGCAGCATTATGGGAGTGAGTGCACGAGGGCGCAGAACATTGGATCCAAACAAAATTGCTGCAATAAGAG AATTTCTTGCAGCTAACTTTCCGAACTATGATTTGAGCGAGCATGGAAAAGACTGGAAAACCTGTATCACAAATGTCAATGCTATGATCCGTTGTTTACgctctgaaacaaaaataaaacca GAGACagctgaagggaaagaaaaagtggcTGACACTCCAGATACATCTCATTGTGTAGATTTAAATTATAATGAAGATAGTGAAGGCAGTTCTCAAAACTCTCAGAAAACGACCAGCTCCACAACTGACACATTGCATAAGTCAGGATCGGATAAGTTTCCAGAAGCTTTCCACACACCTTCAGTCAAGAAACCGCAGTCTTTGGAACCTATGG AACTTCTTGGAAGTCCATGGCGCAACGTTCAGTTGCCTTTCTCAGTCATTTATGTAGCTAAGGGGAAGTCTCGGCCAGAGTTGTCAGCTCGCTACCTAATTCGTCATATGTTCACTGAAGATGTGCTGGTAAAAAGCAACGTATATGGTAATCTTGAACGTGGCATGAGCCCACTGGACTGCAACAAAATTAATGCTCTCAGAG acttTCTTCAAGAGAATTATCCATCTTTTGATCTAAAGGAAACTGGATATGATTGGAAGGCATGCGTGGCTGCCATAAACAGCACGATCCGCAGTCTCAGACATGACCATAAAAAGGCTACAGTTGGAATCCGCCGGAAAGCCTTGGCAGTGCCACGATTGAGAGCAAAGAGTCCTCCACAGAGTCCCACTTCAGTAAAGCCATTTGAAAGTGACACTATCAATCTCACGGACTGA